The following coding sequences are from one Lolium rigidum isolate FL_2022 chromosome 6, APGP_CSIRO_Lrig_0.1, whole genome shotgun sequence window:
- the LOC124660896 gene encoding uncharacterized protein LOC124660896, with protein sequence MEELATALPPPRHRPRRHRRKASDSATYGDVFGGGPRFEPPPPLAGAGVPYSDVFGGVAASCSIPYLDLPPAAAGGRDDGAGRYGEIFARFEFGDFAAPYEDVFAEDQEEEEQGMAEEIASWSGSSRSSIRKESGEVEAEPSLLYQHYPNVVYDQHFDDEQFSPISLPQGGEQQFSMSYNKAARGRLDDLVEITTCVVEPSISFVVDSCNLSNDSATDHVPAMEDGTHANDENKEMSPAPVPASSESVADEQQHVAACPFTSENLYEDEKDNRRSSTHSASSEEVPSPDYPFLRVSNTCIQTPPIKVQPPSMLPSTLLNKSTSLNKTESKANGDSQVNPNSAAAAAIKEAMDFAEARLKAAKELMERKGDSFKLRKRSGHHRGTKSTEIKEDKCLEEVHLVEENGTLRRLGEEENNYDDLAFLDKCRDNSVVKMVDCCHEEKGVLPPGKPQQMMEDGTKVDQLGKWASSAEFYDRISHDQKCTTNAAACEDDNGLIANPFIMNSQAEIAKEEVTTGDLEVYGKLSDGNDKTELRMKRVDLREPDAASLGVEHKASTAPEVSSWEERAVYQETIDSHINKYVGQNNSPKGRDNDKIFETSSINSTPPKLHVVQHISSFSLEACISEDHANGKKNYCAASTEETPLVGNPNKENDDKEELEILCAAETPCTSIRNQISDEHLEVPYISEIKTSQEKIAKLEEPTEYHETQCSQKMSRTVHREAETYEKDKLFSSVDEACRQNEKEKISDVPLETLIHEEMKKFENEEKAGPCEEAKVATLEEPAEYYETQCSQKMSSTVHREAETYEKDKLNSFVAEASLQNEKGKITEVPSETPIHEETKEFETEEKTGPHDDFQEEDVFWDAGSPEKDANDTPRSSNADANDEAEVLNTFLGDCDMESNVKTCDTFAEDSDQHPESQGSLLGPEDLVNKMDRVENLVSHGNEMEAKQTLSENSEKTVVEETLNHDKESQISTEPDTTKGLNDVYAEIIARNGREHGVLHSGTEVITDDYNDYTMKMGTCSKDLQPSFSEACTSMPHLSQNAESVCALTSAESTPFVENIEECTKSDTGFSTTRCTTSEGKKTVDKMQERGDKDRKLTLDFKDQQSLAEDSASKFAQKSRKDTPDAERVEARDDIRKNESENENENEVSLRSDKDKERECKSEKEQSKEKSRRELEEEKDRERERAKDRLAVQRATREAHERAFAEARATAERIALERITSSRQRASAEARVKDKASDEPASEKASREARIKAERAAVERATLEARERAIGKAKAAADAKERIEKEQKAASNNYGRSSDSCNQETEFESALRHKARSERHQRTAERAEKALAEKNMRDMLAQREQTEKHRLSEFLDPEVKRWSNGKEGNLRALLSTLQYILGSDSGWQSVPLTDLITAAAVKKAYRKATLCVHPDKLQQRGATIRQKYICEKVFDLLKEAWNKFNSGER encoded by the exons ATGGAGGAGCTGGCCaccgcgctgccgccgccgcggcacCGGCCGCGGAGGCACAGGAGGAAGGCGTCCGACTCGGCCACCTACGGGGACGTGTTCGGCGGGGGCCCGCGGTTCgagccgccgccccctctcgcGGGGGCGGGGGTCCCGTACTCGGACGTGTTCGGCGGCGTCGCCGCCTCCTGCTCCATCCCCTACCTCGACCtgcccccggccgccgccgggggccgcgacgacggcgccggcaggTACGGCGAGATCTTCGCGCGGTTCGAGTTCGGGGACTTCGCCGCGCCCTACGAGGACGTGTTcgcggaggaccaggaggaggaggagcagggaaTGGCGGAGGAGATCGCGTCGTGGAGCGGCAGCTCAAG ATCATCTATCCGAAAAGAATCTGGCGAAGTGGAGGCTGAGCCATCTCTACTCTATCAACACTATCCAAATGTGGTTTATGACCAACATTTTGATGACGAACAGTTTTCTCCAATCTCCTTGCCTCAAGGTGGTGAACAACAGTTCAGCATGTCATATAATAAGGCCGCCAGAGGAAGGCTGGATGATCTAGTTGAAATAACTACTTGTGTGGTGGAACCTTCAATAAGTTTTGTGGTTGACTCTTGCAACTTGTCAAATGACTCAGCAACGGATCATGTACCGGCAATGGAAGATGGCACACATGCTAATGACGAAAATAAGGAGATGAGCCCAGCACCAGTCCCTGCAAGTAGCGAGTCTGTAGCTGATGAGCAGCAGCATGTCGCAGCTTGTCCTTTCACTTCTGAAAACCTTTATGAAGATGAAAAAGACAACAGGAGGTCTAGTACTCATTCAGCCTCAAGTGAGGAAGTACCTTCTCCAGACTATCCATTCTTAAGGGTGTCCAACACCTGCATTCAAACACCACCCATCAAAGTACAGCCACCATCGATGCTACCATCAACTTTGCTTAATAAATCAACTTCTCTTAATAAAACGGAAAGTAAAGCAAATGGAGATTCTCAGGTCAATCCTaactctgctgctgctgctgctataaAGGAAGCAATGGATTTTGCTGAAGCGAGGCTAAAAGCTGCAAAAGAATTGATGGAGAGAAAAGGCGATAGTTTTAAACTCCGGAAGAGGTCAGGTCATCATAGGGGCACAAAATCGACAGAAATCAAGGAAGATAAGTGTCTTGAAGAGGTGCATTTAGTTGAAGAAAATGGGACCTTGAGACGGTTAGGAGAAGAGGAAAATAATTATGATGACCTGGCTTTTCTGGATAAATGCAGAGACAATAGTGTAGTTAAGATGGTTGACTGTTGTCATGAAGAGAAGGGAGTTCTACCTCCAGGGAAGCCTCAGCAGATGATGGAGGATGGCACTAAAGTAGATCAACTAGGCAAGTGGGCATCCAGCGCTGAATTTTATGACCGGATTAGCCATGATCAGAAATGCACAACTAACGCAGCTGCTTGTGAAGATGATAATGGTCTGATAGCAAATCCCTTCATCATGAACAGCCAGGCTGAGATAGCAAAAGAAGAGGTTACTACAGGGGATTTGGAAGTATATGGAAAGTTGTCGGATGGTAATGACAAAACAGAGCTGAGAATGAAACGTGTAGATCTTAGAGAACCTGATGCAGCTTCTTTGGGGGTTGAGCATAAGGCTTCTACAGCTCCTGAAGTTTCATCATGGGAGGAAAGAGCGGTATACCAAGAAACAATCGATTCCCACATTAACAAATATGTAGGGCAAAATAATTCTCCAAAAGGCCGTGATAATGATAAGATATTTGAGACTTCATCTATAAATAGTACACCTCCAAAGCTGCATGTTGTCCAACACATATCCAGTTTTTCTTTGGAGGCTTGTATATCTGAAGACCATGCCAATGGTAAAAAGAACTATTGTGCTGCTAGTactgaggaaactccactagtagGAAATCCTAACAAAGAAAATGATGATAAAGAGGAACTTGAGATTCTTTGTGCTGCCGAGACACCTTGCACTTCTATAAGGAATCAAATATCAGATGAACATCTGGAAGTTCCTTATATTAGTGAAATTAAGACGAGTCAAGAGAAAATAGCAAAATTAGAAGAGCCTACGGAATATCATGAAACCCAGTGTTCCCAGAAGATGTCGAGGACAGTTCACAGGGAGGCTGAAACTTACGAGAAAGACAAGTTGTTTAGTTCTGTTGATGAAGCATGTCGGCAgaatgaaaaagaaaaaatatctGACGTACCTTTGGAAACACTcatccatgaagaaatgaagaaatTTGAAAATGAAGAGAAAGCAGGCCCGTGTGAAGAAGCGAAAGTAGCAACATTAGAAGAGCCTGCGGAATATTATGAAACCCAATGTTCCCAGAAGATGTCGAGTACAGTTCACAGGGAGGCTGAAACTTACGAGAAAGACAAGTTGAACAGTTTTGTTGCTGAAGCAAGCCtgcaaaatgaaaaaggaaaaataacCGAAGTACCATCGGAAACGCCCATACATGAAGAAACGAAAGAATTTGAAACTGAGGAGAAAACAGGCCCGCATGATGATTTCCAAGAGGAAGATGTGTTCTGGGATGCCGGATCTCCTGAAAAGGATGCTAATGATACTCCCAGAAGTTCGAATGCTGATGCAAATGACGAAGCAGAAGTGTTGAACACATTTTTGGGGGATTGCGATATGGAAAGCAATGTTAAAACATGTGATACTTTTGCCGAAGATTCAGATCAACACCCAGAGTCTCAGGGATCGTTATTGGGACCTGAAGACTTGGTAAACAAAATGGATAGAGTTGAGAATCTTGTATCCCATGGTAACGAAATGGAAGCAAAACAAACCTTGTCGGAGAATAGCGAGAAGACAGTGGTGGAAGAAACGTTAAACCATGATAAGGAGAGCCAAATATCCACGGAACCTGACACCACCAAAGGACTAAATGATGTCTATGCAGAAATAATTGCAAGGAATGGTAGGGAGCATGGCGTACTTCATTCTGGAACTGAAGTAATCACCGATGATTACAATGATTATACCATGAAGATGGGCACATGTTCAAAAGATCTGCAGCCTTCATTCTCAGAAGCATGCACTAGCATGCCACACTTGTCTCAGAATGCTGAATCTGTTTGTGCTCTGACATCTGCTGAAAGCACTCCTTTCGTTGAAAATATTGAGGAATGCACAAAATCAGATACTGGATTTTCGACAACAAGATGCACAACATCAGAAGGGAAAAAGACTGTAGACAAAATGCAAGAAAGAGGTGACAAAGACAGAAAATTGACTCTAGATTTCAAGGATCAGCAGTCATTGGCAGAGGATAGTGCATCAAAGTTTGCTCAGAAATCAAGAAAAGATACCCCTGATGCTGAGAGAGTTGAAGCGAGAGATGATATAAGAAAGAATGAAagcgaaaatgaaaatgaaaatgaggtCTCCCTAAGATCAGATAAAGATAAAGAAAGGGAATGCAAAAGTGAAAAAGaacaaagtaaagagaaatcaagaAGAGAACTAGAGGAAGAGAAGGACCGGGAGAGGGAGCGGGCAAAAGACAGGCTTGCTGTTCAGAGGGCTACAAGAGAAGCTCACGAGAGGGCATTTGCTGAGGCTCGTGCAACAGCTGAAAGAATAGCTTTAGAAAGGATTACCTCTTCACGACAGAGAGCATCTGCAGAAGCACGAGTGAAAGATAAGGCAAGTGACGAACCAGCTTCAGAGAAGGCTTCTAGAGAAGCTAGAATAAAAGCAGAACGTGCAGCAGTTGAGAGAGCAACTTTGGAAGCTCGGGAGAGGGCAATCGGAAAGGCAAAGGCTGCTGCAGATGCTAAGGAGCGAATAGAAAAG GAACAGAAGGCAGCTTCTAATAACTATGGAAGAAGCTCAGATTCTTGTAATCAAG AAACCGAGTTTGAATCAGCTCTCAGGCACAAAGCAAGATCGGAGAGGCACCAGCGGACAGCTGAACGAGCG GAAAAAGCTCTAGCCGAAAAGAATATGCGGGACATGCTGGCTCAGAGGGAGCAAACAGAAAAGCAC AGATTGTCTGAATTCCTTGATCCTGAAGTCAAGAGATGGTCGAATGGGAAGGAAGGAAATCTGCGAGCATTGCTCTCTACGTTACAATAT ATACTTGGTTCAGACAGTGGCTGGCAGTCCGTTCCCCTCACAGATCTCATTACAGCTGCTGCTGTCAAGAAAGCATACAGGAAGGCAACCCTTTGCGTCCATCCAGATAAATTACAACAAAGGGGTGCTACAATCAGACAAAAATACATCTGTGAGAAGGTGTTTGATCTTCTTAAG GAAGCTTGGAACAAATTCAATTCCGGAGAGCGCTAA